Sequence from the Gloeocapsopsis dulcis genome:
ATATGCTGATCATCGCAGGTGCTTTGGTAGGTGCATCTGGGTTGATTTTGACGCAGATCATGTGCAAAGCAATGAACCGCTCTTTGGTAAGCGTGTTGTTTAGCTCGTTTGGTAAAGCGGGCGTCTCAGGTGGTAGTGGGACAGAAGATAAAACTGTCCATAGTATTGATCCCGAAGAAGGCGCAATGATGTTGGGTTATGCGCGATCAGTAGTTATTGTTCCTGGATATGGTATGGCAGTAGCGCAAGCCCAGCATAGTGTTCGCGAACTAGCAGATCAACTTGAAAAAATGGGCGTTGATGTTAAGTACGCTATTCACCCTGTTGCTGGAAGAATGCCAGGGCATATGAATGTGTTACTTGCAGAAGCTAATGTACCCTATCCACAGTTGCATGACATGGAGGATATTAATCCTCAGTTTGAGCAAACTGATGTCGCGTTGGTGATTGGCGCAAATGATGTCGTAAATCCCGCAGCCCGTAGCGATGCGGCTAGCCCAATCTATGGAATGCCAATTTTAGAAGTAGATCGTGCCAAGCACACAATTGTGATTAAGCGGGGCATGAGTACTGGTTTTGCTGGTGTGGATAACGATTTGTTTTACAAAGATAAAACTATGATGCTCTTTGGTAGTGCTAAGGATGTCGTAGGCAAGTTGGTTTCTGAGGTAAAGCAGTTATAAAAAGCTATCTCAATCACAACTAACAAATTTATGAGCTTGCTTTGAGAGATTAATACTCTTAAGGCAAGTTATTTTATCTAAGTAGAATTACTTGTGGTTATTGCTATATGTAATTGCTAGCCATAGTTGACAAAAAGTTGATTAAAAGGTATATTTACTAATAGGCACAGCCTAGGGGTGGTCGTAGACCGCCGGACCATTACCGCTAGCAAGGCGGTTTTGTTGTTTTTATACATACTTAGCTGCACGTTCTACTAAAATAGTGAATGCACTTTTCATCATCTCCCATGTATCCTTGCCATACTTTTCTAGGTAGCGTTTCAGATAACCATGACGAGATATAACACAGGCATGAACAATAATAGGACAACGAACGATTGTATTAGTTAAGTCCTCCATGAATTGTTGATACTCTACTTCTGAAAGATTTCCTAACCAATCATAATTGTTTTTCTAGAATGTATTTCGCTTCCATGCAAAGGTATATCTACAGCAATATTCCAACGCTGTTTAAACTCTAACACTAATGCTTCAATAATCTGTTCATGACCTCTGTTTATTAAAACACCACCCATCCCAAAAAAAGGACACTGGTCGTTTGGATTGGGTTTAGGACTACCTGAATCATCGAGGTATAAAGCAAATTCACTGTACTCTAATTTCATAAACTGAGAAATCGTAATAAATCTTTTTTTGTTTCATACTCAACAATTTCTATAAAAACAGTACACAATCTTGATTAAAGGTATAAAACAAAGCTATATTGAAATTATTCTCAAAGAGATATTTTAGCTTAAAACAAGTTTAACGCTAGCTTGAACAACAGTTAATTATCAATTGATATCTTTCATAAGAGTCTTTTACTCAAAAAAAGTTTGGTTACTTTACTAAATCTTTGTTTTTTTTGAGTTACCCAACTTTCAAGAAGATATCTAGAGGAATTAATATGGCTCGTTGGGATGTAGAGCGCTTGCTACTGACTCAGATGCAGCGGCGGCGCTTATTGATCGGTGTGAGTGCCTTAACAAGTTTCGCGATCGCGAGTCAGTTTTCTCGCAGAGTTGTAGCCCAACCACAGTTTTCTGATTATCCCTTTAAACTCGGTGTCGCTTCGGGAGAACCCTTACCCGATGGTTTTGTTATCTGGACGCGGTTAGCACCCGAACCACTTAACGGTGGTGGTATGCCAAGGCAGAATATTGCCGTTCGCTGGCAAGTTGCTCGCGATCCGAAAATGCGGCAAGTTGTGCAACAAGGAGTGGCGATCGCCACTCCTGAACTCGCACACTCGGTTCATGTAGAAGCCCAAGGATTAGAGCCTAATCGGTGGTATTGGTACCAGTTTAAGGCGGGTAATGACACAAGTCGTATCGGGAGAACGCGCACTGCACCAGCACGGGGCGATCGCTTACAACAACTAACTTTCGCGTTTGCTTCGTGTCAAGACTGGCAAAATGGCTTTTATTCTGCCTACCGCAACATGGCACAGGAAGAACTCGATTTTGTTGTACATCTTGGTGACTATATTTACGAATACGGACCTGATTTCAGCAAACCGCGCCAACACAACAGTCCTGAAATTATCAGTCTAGCGGACTACCGCAACCGTCATGCTTTGTACAAAACCGGATTTCACTTGCAAGCGGTTCATGCGAGGTTTCCCTGGATTGTCACCTGGGACGATCATGAAGTTGATAATAATTACGCTAACTTAATTCCCGAAGACGATCAAACGCGAGAGGAATTTATCAAGCGCCGTGCGGATGCTTATCAAGCTTACTACGAGCATATGCCATTGCGTTTATCTTCCTTACCAAAAGGTCCCAATATGCAACTTTATCGGCGTTTGACTTTTGGTGACTTGGCAGAGTTTTTTGTATTAGATACTCGGCAATACCGCACCGATCAGCCGTGTGGTGATGGATTAAAACCTCGATGTGCGGAGGCTTTAGCTGAAAATGCGACGATGACGGGCAAAGAGCAAGAGCGCTGGTTGTTCAGAGGATTAGAACGATCGCAAGCACGTTGGAATGTGATTGCCCAACAAACAATGATGGCTCAATTTGACTTTGATGCGCGTTCAGATAGTGAGGTGTTTAACCTCGATCAGTGGGATGGTTATGTAGCGGCACGCGATCGCCTATTTAACTTCATCCAACAACGCCAACCTGCTAACCCTGTTGTCATTACAGGTGACATTCACTCTAGCTGGGTACACGATCTCAAAGCTGACTTTAACAATCCTGCTTCAGCCACGATTGGTACAGAATTTGTCGGGACTTCGATTACTTCCGATTTTCCAGCCGTATTTATCGCCCCAGTTACAGCAGCTTTAGCAAATAATCCACATACGAAGTTTTTCAACGGTGCTTTCCGAGGCTATGTCCGCTGTCAACTTACACCCAAACAATGGCATAGCGATTATCGAGTAGTTTCGACAATTCTCAATCCGCAAGCCCCAGTGAGTACGCTGGCATCTTTTATTGTTGAGAATGGGCAACCAGGTGCTCAGAAAGCATAGAAATGCTATTTTGTCAAAACAATAGCTCAAATCTTTGAGTTTTGAGTTAAATCCATAATTCAAAACTCAAAACTCAAAATTCATAACTCCGCGAAGCGGTAAATTACTTCTTGCGTTTAGATCTACCTTGGATGCGATTTTCGCGGTTTTCTTTATCTTGGCGGCGGCGATCGCGCCAATCTACAGCTGTTAAGTACAAAACACCTCCGGTTACTGCAGTCAGTAACCCAAAGGAGATTAAAACAAGAATATTAAGTGCTGTCGTCGTTTCCACTTGAGCTTTTACAGTCCGTTACGACCCCAAACTACCATTGCAATTGACCATGTGAAGGCAACCAGCAGCGTAACCCAACCGAGCGTCAGAATTTCCATAGCCGTGTGTGTAAGCATTTTGTAAAACAATCTTAAAATTTATCATACTGCAAGATCAGCACTAGAAGAGAAACCATTATGCAAATAGAAACCTATCAAGATAGGTTTCGTTTATGTA
This genomic interval carries:
- a CDS encoding DUF3800 domain-containing protein, giving the protein MKLEYSEFALYLDDSGSPKPNPNDQCPFFGMGGVLINRGHEQIIEALVLEFKQRWNIAVDIPLHGSEIHSRKTIMIG
- the petN gene encoding cytochrome b6-f complex subunit PetN; translated protein: MEILTLGWVTLLVAFTWSIAMVVWGRNGL
- a CDS encoding alkaline phosphatase D family protein — encoded protein: MARWDVERLLLTQMQRRRLLIGVSALTSFAIASQFSRRVVAQPQFSDYPFKLGVASGEPLPDGFVIWTRLAPEPLNGGGMPRQNIAVRWQVARDPKMRQVVQQGVAIATPELAHSVHVEAQGLEPNRWYWYQFKAGNDTSRIGRTRTAPARGDRLQQLTFAFASCQDWQNGFYSAYRNMAQEELDFVVHLGDYIYEYGPDFSKPRQHNSPEIISLADYRNRHALYKTGFHLQAVHARFPWIVTWDDHEVDNNYANLIPEDDQTREEFIKRRADAYQAYYEHMPLRLSSLPKGPNMQLYRRLTFGDLAEFFVLDTRQYRTDQPCGDGLKPRCAEALAENATMTGKEQERWLFRGLERSQARWNVIAQQTMMAQFDFDARSDSEVFNLDQWDGYVAARDRLFNFIQQRQPANPVVITGDIHSSWVHDLKADFNNPASATIGTEFVGTSITSDFPAVFIAPVTAALANNPHTKFFNGAFRGYVRCQLTPKQWHSDYRVVSTILNPQAPVSTLASFIVENGQPGAQKA